In Camelus ferus isolate YT-003-E chromosome 10, BCGSAC_Cfer_1.0, whole genome shotgun sequence, the following proteins share a genomic window:
- the SMIM38 gene encoding small integral membrane protein 38 codes for MASWFGGSMAPDPLMVLLVIILLARFILWSCLVTYIDYKLARRQPRKPKED; via the coding sequence ATGGCCTCCTGGTTCGGGGGGAGCATGGCCCCCGACCCGCTCATGGTCCTGCTGGTCATCATTCTGCTGGCACGCTTCATTCTGTGGTCCTGCCTCGTGACATACATTGATTATAAACTGGCCCGGCGGCAGCCCCGCAAACCCAAGGAGGACTAG